CAGAGTGCCGATAATCCTTCTTCCGCGCATTTAGTTCAATATCAGATCGTTACGACTTGACTACCTGAATAGTGACCATGTCCGAGTTTCGCGACCGTGGCAACTCTGCGAACGAGCTATTGGGAGGCTGCACCTTTTTCGtcattttccttttccttgttCGTCAGCGTTCGCCTGTACAGAATACTTCTGCCTGCTGCAGAGGATAACCCCCGCAGTTTGCTGTAGAGTAAGACACGATATCACTTCCATATAACCAATTGCTAGACACTGTTTCTTGACGAGTCATGAAACCGAGTAGTCTGTAGACGGGGGTGAGAGGGCACTGGCTGAGTTCACGACCCCAAATTGAGCGGTAGGACATGGTCTGAAGCCCGAATTCAACTTCATGTGTCCAAATGCGGCATAATATATGAGATAGTGAAGTGGTAGTGCAAATTGTTAGTGAGAACGGAGGGATTAGGAATCTGAAGGGGGTGGTGCGATGTGCAGTGACAGCCAGATTGGGAGGCGGACCAATGAGCGGGCGCGAAAACCAGGCTTAGTCCGGGTCCTTGAACTTCCGCACCTCAAACCACAGTTGAACGTCGTCTCTGTCTCTTCCATCGCGAGTTTCGATCACCACCTCCCCTCGTCCCTCCCGCATCAATTCTCCTCGGTCCTGAGGCATTGGCTCTCTCGCTTCTTCGAGAGTACTTTTCATTATCGATTGATTTTTAGTTGGCCCTCCGGCCCCTCGCACAATGTTCGCTCCCTCCATTTCTCGAGCTGCTGCTCGTAGCTCGGCCATGCCGATGTCTGCCATTCGTTCCTACCGCAGTGTTTCAAGCCCTGTGGCTTGCCTCAATGCCCGTCCTCAGGCTGAGAAGAAGTCTATTGCTCCCCAGCAGACCCGCGCCGCCTCCGAGCATGCCATTGCCAATCCCACACTCGCCGGTATTGAGAAGCGCTGGGAGGCTTTGCCCCCCCAGGAGCAGGCCGACCTCTGGATGCAGCTGAGGGACCGCATGAAGGTTGACTGGCACCAGATGACCatccaggagaagaaggccggTATGCATTTCCTCATAACATTGCGTGTTAAGGGTTATATAAGAATTTTGCCTGACATATATCATTTTGCTAGCCTACTGGATCGCTTTCGGACCTCACGGACCCCGTTCTCAACCCCCCAAGGGCGAGGGTTTGAGAATCTTTACCAAGGTCGTTCAGCTCTGCGCTGTCTCTGTCGGCGTTTTCTACCTCATCCACGCCTTCGCTAAGCCCCAGCCCAAGACCATGAGCAAGGAATGGCAGGAGGCCTCTAACGAATACGCTCTGGTATGCTTCCGCATTGAATATCTCGACCTCATTTATCTTTTTATGTGTTATTTTTGCGACCGAATTGAGTTTGTTACTGACGGTTTCTTTCTCTTATAACAGCGCGAGAAGATGAACCCCCTTTACGGCATCAGCAGCGAGGGCTACGAGGGCAAGGGATTCGTCCAGAGCCCTCCCCTTGAGAAGTCATAAATTGATGTATAGAACTTGGGAGAGCCAGGTATCGCTTTTGGACATACTCGATAGGACGCGATGGAGCCGAGCGCCTATCGCCCACCACTCTCTGGCAATGCTGGCCGTGAGCCCATTGTTCGTGGGCACGATTAATCGCCTGTGCCTCACTTGTTTCGTCAACCTCGGCCGAAAAAGACCTGTGTATCTCGTACTGTGCCATAATCAATGTATCTCCTTTGTAGTCATAGAACATGTGTCGTCTCGCTTTCGTTTTAAATTTCCTTGTTTTggtctattttattttaactGGGCTCTACTTGAATCGCAGAGCTGTTCAAGCTTAAATATCCTATTCGTCTAGAAGATCTATGTGATGGGTGACGGCGTGTATACAGCTGATGAGCTGCTGGCTGTCCTGGAACTGCTACGTAAGTGGTTCGGAACTGGCAAGGTTTGCATGACAACATAGCTTAACCAACCCACGACCGAGGTTATATTTCGCTTCTGCCAATGAAGACCTGAAATACATATTCCGAAGGACTACTGTTTAAGAAAacaatttatttatttttgtGGATAGTTCTGAGGCTCTCTGCTCTTTGTATTGCCAACAGGGGCTTCTCAAAACAGGATGAAAATTTTCGGGACTGTCATTCCTGATACGTAACGGGTTAAGAGCCTAGCAGAGCTGTCCACAGGGTTTGTTTCGGGGGGTCGAGAGACAGCAATATGGCTCATTACAATGAGTAAAAATCACTGTGATGGTTCTCTCGCTGAACCATGGGCCATT
Above is a window of Aspergillus puulaauensis MK2 DNA, chromosome 2, nearly complete sequence DNA encoding:
- the COX5A gene encoding cytochrome c oxidase subunit IV family protein (COG:C;~EggNog:ENOG410PNPD;~InterPro:IPR036639,IPR004203;~PFAM:PF02936;~TransMembrane:1 (o126-148i);~go_function: GO:0004129 - cytochrome-c oxidase activity [Evidence IEA]), translating into MFAPSISRAAARSSAMPMSAIRSYRSVSSPVACLNARPQAEKKSIAPQQTRAASEHAIANPTLAGIEKRWEALPPQEQADLWMQLRDRMKVDWHQMTIQEKKAAYWIAFGPHGPRSQPPKGEGLRIFTKVVQLCAVSVGVFYLIHAFAKPQPKTMSKEWQEASNEYALREKMNPLYGISSEGYEGKGFVQSPPLEKS